A region of Saccharococcus thermophilus DNA encodes the following proteins:
- a CDS encoding solute carrier family 23 protein, whose translation MNKPVLDIQDRPSTMQWLTLSLQHLFAMFGATILVPYLVGLSPSIALITSGLGTLAFLIITKWQVPAYLGSSFAFISPIIATKTAGGPGAAMIGSFLAGLVYGIVALVIKKAGYRWIMKLLPPIVVGPVIIVIGLGLANTAVKMAMNNPDGKYSFTYFSVALVTLAATIVCSVFLRGILSLVPVLVGIIVGYIYALIVGVVDVSKIAEAKWFEMPDFLLPFVDYPVHVTWDIVMLMVPVAVVTLSEHIGHQLVLSKVVGRDLIQKPGLHRSILGDGTATMISALLGGPPKTTYGENIGVLAITRVYSVYVLAGAAVIAIIFGFVGKVTALISSIPTPVMGGVSILLFGIIASSGLRMLVDSRIDFGDKRNLVISSVILVIGIGGAVLKITDSFQIQGMALAAICGVILNLILPGRPEVQENMFEVQTENNNDHVA comes from the coding sequence ATGAACAAACCGGTATTGGATATTCAAGATCGTCCATCGACCATGCAATGGCTTACGCTTAGTTTGCAGCATTTATTCGCGATGTTCGGCGCGACGATTTTAGTGCCTTATTTAGTTGGATTAAGCCCGTCGATCGCTCTCATTACGAGCGGATTGGGGACGCTTGCCTTCCTAATCATTACGAAATGGCAAGTACCTGCCTATCTTGGCTCTTCCTTCGCCTTTATTTCACCGATTATCGCGACGAAAACGGCAGGTGGACCGGGAGCGGCGATGATCGGAAGCTTTCTCGCTGGATTGGTGTACGGCATCGTTGCACTCGTCATCAAAAAAGCGGGCTATCGCTGGATTATGAAGCTGTTGCCGCCGATTGTCGTCGGACCGGTGATCATCGTGATCGGCCTTGGATTAGCGAATACCGCAGTGAAAATGGCGATGAATAATCCGGATGGCAAATACAGTTTCACGTACTTTTCGGTTGCGCTTGTTACGCTGGCGGCAACGATCGTCTGCTCCGTGTTCTTGCGCGGCATACTCAGCCTTGTTCCGGTATTAGTCGGAATTATCGTCGGTTATATATACGCGCTGATCGTTGGAGTGGTCGATGTTTCGAAAATTGCGGAAGCAAAATGGTTCGAAATGCCGGATTTCCTCCTGCCGTTTGTCGATTATCCGGTGCACGTTACGTGGGATATTGTTATGCTCATGGTGCCAGTTGCAGTAGTAACGCTATCGGAACATATCGGACATCAGCTTGTGTTAAGTAAAGTCGTCGGGCGCGATCTCATTCAAAAACCGGGTTTGCACCGCTCTATTTTAGGTGACGGAACGGCGACGATGATTTCCGCGCTTCTCGGCGGTCCGCCAAAGACGACGTACGGTGAAAACATCGGAGTGCTGGCGATCACGCGCGTATACAGCGTCTATGTGCTCGCAGGAGCGGCGGTGATTGCGATTATCTTCGGCTTTGTCGGCAAAGTAACTGCGCTGATCAGCTCGATCCCGACTCCAGTCATGGGCGGCGTATCGATTCTGCTCTTTGGCATCATCGCATCGTCAGGATTGCGCATGCTGGTGGACAGCCGCATCGATTTCGGCGACAAACGCAACTTAGTCATCTCTTCTGTTATTTTAGTCATTGGCATCGGTGGCGCCGTATTAAAAATCACCGATAGCTTTCAAATTCAAGGCATGGCGCTGGCGGCGATTTGCGGTGTGATCTTAAACCTTATTTTGCCGGGGCGGCCGGAAGTGCAAGAAAACATGTTTGAAGTGCAAACGGAAAATAATAACGATCATGTGGCATAA
- a CDS encoding dihydroorotate dehydrogenase translates to MNRLAVELPGLSLKNPIMPASGCFGFGREYAKLYDLSVLGAIMIKATTKEPRFGNPTPRVAETPSGMLNAIGLQNPGLEKVMEEELPWLAQFDVPIIANIAGSTMEEYVEVAESISKAPNVHALELNISCPNVKKGGIAFGTVPEIAAELTKRVKEVSKVPVYVKLTPNVTNIVEMAKAIEAAGADGLTMINTLLGMRIDVKTAEPILANRTGGLSGPAIKPIAIRMIYEVSQAVSIPIIGMGGIQSAEDVIEFFYAGASAVAIGTANFIDPFVCPNIIAELPELLDELGIDHISECTGRSWKKDGNPVYCGA, encoded by the coding sequence ATGAACCGATTAGCGGTAGAACTTCCAGGTCTTTCGCTCAAAAATCCGATTATGCCAGCGTCAGGCTGCTTCGGGTTTGGGCGTGAATACGCAAAGCTGTACGATTTAAGCGTGCTTGGCGCGATTATGATTAAAGCGACAACGAAGGAGCCCCGCTTTGGCAACCCGACGCCAAGGGTAGCGGAAACACCAAGCGGAATGCTGAACGCGATCGGTCTGCAAAACCCTGGCTTAGAAAAAGTGATGGAAGAAGAACTACCGTGGCTTGCGCAATTTGACGTGCCGATTATCGCCAACATTGCTGGTTCGACGATGGAAGAATACGTCGAAGTCGCTGAATCTATTTCGAAAGCGCCAAACGTTCACGCGCTCGAACTCAATATTTCCTGTCCGAACGTCAAAAAAGGCGGAATTGCGTTTGGCACCGTTCCGGAAATCGCCGCGGAATTGACGAAACGCGTGAAAGAAGTTTCCAAAGTACCGGTCTATGTCAAGCTCACGCCAAACGTGACCAACATTGTCGAAATGGCGAAGGCGATCGAAGCGGCGGGAGCGGACGGCTTGACGATGATTAATACGCTTCTTGGCATGCGCATCGATGTGAAAACCGCCGAGCCGATTTTAGCAAACCGGACCGGGGGGTTATCGGGACCAGCGATTAAACCGATTGCGATCCGCATGATTTACGAAGTAAGCCAAGCCGTTTCGATACCGATTATCGGCATGGGCGGTATTCAATCAGCCGAAGATGTCATTGAATTTTTCTACGCCGGCGCCAGCGCCGTCGCAATTGGAACGGCGAACTTTATCGACCCGTTCGTTTGCCCGAACATTATTGCCGAACTGCCAGAGCTTTTGGATGAGCTTGGCATCGATCACATTTCCGAATGCACGGGAAGGAGCTGGAAAAAAGATGGAAACCCCGTTTATTGTGGCGCTTGA
- a CDS encoding aspartate carbamoyltransferase catalytic subunit, which yields MTHLFTLTELSITEINQLLDEAERFSKGGYWKATEPVFVANLFFEPSTRTKCSFEMAERKLGFHVIPFDADMSSVQKGETLYDTVRTLESIGVNAVVIRHSEDAYFEALRHSIRIPIINAGDGCGHHPTQSLLDLLTIRQEFGAFAGLTVAIIGDIRHSRVARSNAEVLTRLGAKVLFSSPEEWKDDANPYGMYVDIDTAVAEADVVMLLRIQHERHAEKMGLTKEQYHERYGLTLKRARKMKANSIILHPAPVNRDVEIASSLVESERSRIFKQMENGVYVRMAVLKRAIEGRMANGNYFEKWQVVQ from the coding sequence ATGACTCATTTGTTTACATTAACGGAATTATCTATAACGGAAATTAACCAGTTGTTGGATGAAGCGGAGCGGTTTTCAAAAGGAGGTTATTGGAAAGCAACAGAACCCGTTTTTGTCGCAAATTTGTTTTTCGAACCGAGCACGCGCACGAAATGCAGTTTTGAAATGGCGGAACGGAAACTCGGATTTCATGTTATTCCGTTTGATGCCGATATGTCGAGCGTGCAAAAAGGAGAAACGCTGTACGACACGGTCCGCACGCTTGAGTCCATCGGAGTGAACGCCGTTGTCATTCGCCATTCGGAAGATGCGTATTTTGAGGCGCTCCGTCATTCCATCCGTATTCCGATTATTAATGCCGGCGACGGCTGCGGGCATCATCCGACCCAATCGCTCTTAGATTTGCTCACCATCCGCCAAGAGTTTGGCGCATTTGCCGGGTTGACTGTGGCAATCATCGGCGATATTCGTCACAGCCGCGTCGCCCGCTCCAATGCCGAGGTGTTGACAAGACTGGGAGCGAAGGTGTTATTCTCGAGTCCGGAAGAATGGAAAGACGATGCGAATCCGTATGGCATGTACGTGGACATCGATACAGCAGTAGCGGAAGCGGATGTCGTCATGCTGCTGCGCATCCAGCATGAACGGCACGCGGAAAAAATGGGGCTGACAAAAGAACAGTATCATGAGCGCTATGGACTGACGCTGAAGCGGGCGAGAAAGATGAAAGCAAACAGCATTATTTTGCATCCGGCACCGGTCAACCGGGATGTCGAAATCGCCAGCAGCCTTGTTGAATCGGAACGCTCGCGCATTTTTAAGCAAATGGAAAACGGCGTCTATGTGCGAATGGCTGTATTAAAACGAGCAATTGAAGGGAGAATGGCCAATGGCAATTATTTTGAAAAATGGCAAGTCGTTCAATAA
- a CDS encoding dihydroorotase, with translation MAIILKNGKSFNKDGVIERTELKIENGIITAIGPELHREEADEVIDVQEKLISAGFIDLHVHLREPGGEEKETIATGTLAAAKGGFTTVAAMPNTNPVPDTKEQMEWLCGRIRETAYVHVLPYAAITMRQQGEELTDFAALKEAGAFAFTDDGVGVQSAGMMYEAMKRAAALDMAIVAHCEDNTLTNRGVVHDGEFARRHGLNGIPSVCESVHIARDVLLAEATGCHYHVCHISTKESVRVVRDAKRAGIRVTAEVTPHHLLLCDEDIPNPDANYKMNPPLRSKEDREALIEALIDGTIDFIATDHAPHTKAEKQKGINAAPFGIVGLETAFPLLYTYLVETNTLMLKQLIDLLTIRPAQSFGLPLGKLAVGERADITIIDLEAEEVINPQTFVSKGKNTPFAGWKCKGWPVMTFVNGKLVWQKGRE, from the coding sequence ATGGCAATTATTTTGAAAAATGGCAAGTCGTTCAATAAAGATGGTGTGATCGAACGGACGGAACTAAAAATCGAAAACGGAATCATTACCGCAATCGGACCGGAGTTACATAGAGAAGAAGCGGATGAAGTCATCGATGTACAAGAGAAGTTGATTTCAGCTGGATTTATTGATTTGCATGTTCACCTGCGCGAACCGGGCGGCGAAGAAAAGGAAACGATCGCAACCGGAACACTAGCGGCAGCAAAAGGCGGTTTTACGACGGTGGCGGCGATGCCAAATACCAATCCGGTGCCGGATACGAAAGAGCAAATGGAATGGCTTTGCGGACGGATTCGCGAAACGGCTTATGTCCATGTGCTTCCATACGCTGCGATTACGATGCGTCAGCAAGGTGAAGAACTGACTGATTTCGCCGCATTAAAAGAAGCGGGGGCGTTCGCGTTTACCGATGATGGGGTAGGAGTGCAGTCTGCCGGCATGATGTATGAAGCGATGAAGCGAGCCGCTGCACTGGATATGGCGATTGTCGCCCATTGCGAAGATAACACGTTAACGAATCGCGGTGTGGTGCATGATGGCGAATTTGCGCGCCGCCACGGGCTAAATGGCATCCCGTCCGTATGCGAATCGGTTCATATCGCGCGCGATGTGCTGCTGGCGGAAGCAACAGGCTGTCACTACCATGTATGCCACATCAGCACGAAAGAATCGGTCCGCGTTGTCCGCGATGCAAAGCGGGCAGGCATTCGCGTCACCGCGGAAGTGACGCCGCACCATCTTCTTTTGTGCGATGAGGATATTCCAAATCCGGACGCGAATTATAAGATGAATCCGCCGCTTCGCAGCAAAGAAGACCGCGAAGCGTTAATTGAGGCGCTGATTGATGGAACGATCGACTTTATCGCAACTGACCATGCCCCGCATACGAAAGCGGAAAAACAAAAAGGAATCAATGCCGCTCCATTTGGCATTGTCGGCTTGGAAACGGCGTTTCCGCTCCTTTATACCTATTTGGTCGAAACGAACACATTGATGTTAAAACAGTTAATTGACTTGCTGACGATTAGGCCAGCGCAAAGCTTTGGTCTGCCGCTTGGAAAACTTGCCGTCGGCGAGCGGGCGGATATTACGATTATAGATTTAGAGGCCGAAGAAGTGATTAATCCGCAGACGTTTGTATCCAAAGGGAAAAATACCCCATTTGCCGGTTGGAAATGCAAGGGTTGGCCGGTGATGACGTTTGTTAACGGAAAACTAGTTTGGCAGAAAGGAAGAGAGTAA
- the pyrF gene encoding orotidine-5'-phosphate decarboxylase → METPFIVALDFPTGEDVKAFLQSFPRESLFVKVGMELYYQEGPAIIHYLKEQGHRIFLDLKLHDIPNTVKRAMQGLARLGVDLVNVHAAGGTVMMEAALEGLEAGTPNGARRPYCIAVTQLTSTSEQMLRNELWIDRSMEETVLHYASLAKKSGLDGVVCSAKEVPLIRKHCGEAFLTVTPGIRFADDEKNDQVRVVTPYEAKKFGASFIVVGRSITRAENPIAAYERLQQEWKGEEKE, encoded by the coding sequence ATGGAAACCCCGTTTATTGTGGCGCTTGATTTTCCAACAGGAGAGGATGTAAAAGCATTTTTACAATCGTTTCCGCGTGAATCATTATTCGTCAAAGTCGGCATGGAATTATACTATCAAGAAGGTCCAGCAATCATCCATTACTTAAAAGAACAAGGACATCGGATTTTCCTTGATTTAAAGCTCCATGACATCCCGAATACGGTCAAGCGCGCCATGCAAGGTTTAGCACGTTTAGGTGTCGACTTAGTCAACGTCCACGCCGCTGGGGGAACGGTGATGATGGAGGCGGCGCTGGAGGGGCTAGAAGCAGGAACGCCAAACGGAGCGCGCCGTCCATATTGCATTGCGGTCACGCAGCTGACAAGCACAAGCGAGCAAATGCTTCGCAATGAACTTTGGATCGACCGTTCGATGGAAGAAACGGTGCTCCATTACGCGTCCCTGGCAAAAAAAAGCGGGCTTGACGGCGTCGTTTGTTCTGCAAAAGAAGTGCCGCTGATCCGCAAACATTGCGGAGAAGCCTTTTTGACCGTTACTCCAGGGATTCGTTTTGCCGATGACGAAAAAAACGACCAAGTCCGCGTTGTCACGCCATATGAAGCAAAAAAATTTGGCGCAAGCTTTATTGTGGTTGGCAGAAGCATTACCCGTGCAGAAAATCCAATTGCGGCTTACGAACGTTTGCAACAGGAATGGAAGGGAGAAGAGAAAGAATGA
- the carB gene encoding carbamoyl-phosphate synthase large subunit: MPKRQDIETILVIGSGPIVIGQAAEFDYAGTQACLALKEEGYKVILVNSNPATIMTDTEIADKVYMEPLTLEFVSRIIRKERPDAILPTLGGQTGLNLAVELSKAGVLAECGVEILGTKLEAIEKAEDREQFRALMNELGEPVPESEIIHSLEEAYAFVEKVGYPVIVRPAFTLGGTGGGICTNEEELVDIVSTGLKLSPVHQCLLEKSIAGYKEIEYEVMRDANDNAIVVCNMENIDPVGIHTGDSIVVAPSQTLSDREYQLLRNASLRIIRALGIEGGCNVQLALDPHSFHYYVIEVNPRVSRSSALASKATGYPIAKLAAKIAVGLTLDEIINPVTGKTYACFEPALDYVVTKIPRFPFDKFESANRRLGTQMKATGEVMAIGRTIEESLLKAVRSLETNVYHLELKDAENVSDELIEKRIRKAGDERLFYIAEALRRGFTVEQIHEWSQIDRFFLTKIENIVRFENVVRDYKGDIEVLRKAKEMGFSDVAIAKLWNKSERDVYEMRKQAGIIPVYKMVDTCAAEFESETPYYYSTYEDENESVVTDRESVVVLGSGPIRIGQGIEFDYATVHSVWAIKQAGYEAIIINNNPETVSTDFSISDKLYFEPLTIEDVMHVIDLEKPIGVIVQFGGQTAINLAAELAARGVRILGTSLEDLDRAEDRDKFEQTLSELGIPQPQGKTAFSVEEAVRIAEEIGYPVLVRPSYVLGGRAMEIVYQEEELLHYMEHAVKVNPQHPVLIDRYLIGKEIEVDAISDGETVFIPGIMEHIERAGVHSGDSIAVYPPQTLTKDIQQKIVDYTIKLARGLRIVGLLNIQFVMYQGEVYVLEVNPRSSRTVPFLSKITGVPMANIATRVILGAKLADLGYETGLKQESEGVYVKAPVFSFAKLRNVDISLGPEMKSTGEVIGKDVTFEKALYKGLVASGIHIRPYGAVLLTVADKDKEEAIELARRFCEIGYQLLATNGTAEVLKAVNIPVTVVNKIHSASPNILDVIRQGKAQVVINTLTKGKQPESDGFRIRREAVENGIPCLTSLDTARAMLQVIESMTFSTKALTQGMVRA; the protein is encoded by the coding sequence ATGCCTAAACGCCAAGACATTGAAACGATTTTAGTCATTGGCTCTGGCCCGATTGTCATCGGCCAGGCAGCAGAATTTGATTATGCGGGTACACAGGCGTGTTTAGCGCTAAAAGAAGAAGGATACAAAGTCATTTTAGTAAACTCCAATCCAGCAACCATTATGACCGATACCGAAATTGCCGACAAAGTATATATGGAGCCGCTCACGCTTGAATTCGTTTCCCGCATTATCCGCAAAGAACGCCCTGATGCGATTTTGCCGACGCTTGGCGGACAGACCGGGTTAAACTTGGCGGTGGAGCTCTCTAAAGCGGGGGTGCTCGCAGAATGCGGCGTTGAAATTTTAGGAACAAAATTAGAGGCAATTGAAAAAGCGGAAGACCGAGAACAATTTCGCGCGCTCATGAACGAACTTGGCGAACCGGTTCCGGAAAGCGAAATTATTCATAGTTTAGAAGAAGCGTACGCCTTTGTCGAAAAAGTCGGCTATCCGGTCATCGTTCGCCCGGCGTTTACGCTCGGCGGCACGGGCGGCGGCATTTGTACGAACGAAGAAGAACTGGTGGATATCGTTTCGACCGGACTAAAACTGAGTCCGGTGCATCAATGCCTGTTAGAAAAAAGCATCGCCGGCTATAAAGAAATCGAGTATGAAGTGATGCGCGACGCCAACGATAACGCGATCGTCGTCTGCAATATGGAAAATATCGATCCGGTCGGCATTCACACCGGCGATTCGATCGTCGTCGCTCCAAGCCAAACGCTAAGTGACCGCGAATATCAATTGCTGCGCAACGCGTCGCTAAGAATCATTCGCGCTCTTGGCATCGAAGGCGGCTGCAACGTGCAGCTGGCGCTTGATCCGCATAGTTTCCATTATTACGTGATTGAAGTCAACCCGCGCGTCAGCCGTTCATCGGCGTTAGCCTCGAAAGCGACGGGCTATCCGATTGCCAAGCTCGCTGCGAAAATTGCCGTCGGCTTAACGTTAGATGAAATCATTAATCCGGTGACAGGAAAAACGTACGCCTGCTTTGAACCAGCGCTCGATTACGTCGTGACGAAAATTCCGCGCTTTCCGTTCGATAAATTCGAATCGGCCAACCGCCGCCTCGGCACACAAATGAAAGCGACAGGCGAAGTGATGGCGATCGGACGGACGATAGAAGAGTCACTGTTAAAAGCGGTTCGCTCCCTTGAGACGAACGTCTACCATCTCGAACTTAAAGATGCCGAAAATGTATCGGATGAGTTAATCGAAAAGCGGATTCGCAAAGCGGGAGATGAACGCCTCTTCTATATTGCCGAGGCGCTTCGCCGCGGTTTTACTGTCGAGCAAATTCACGAGTGGAGCCAAATTGACCGATTTTTCTTAACCAAAATCGAAAACATCGTCCGCTTTGAAAACGTTGTTCGTGACTATAAGGGAGATATCGAAGTACTGCGAAAAGCGAAAGAAATGGGCTTTTCCGATGTAGCTATCGCCAAGCTTTGGAACAAGAGTGAGCGCGACGTCTATGAGATGCGCAAACAAGCAGGAATCATTCCTGTATATAAAATGGTGGATACATGCGCGGCGGAATTTGAATCAGAAACGCCGTATTACTACAGCACGTACGAAGACGAAAACGAATCGGTCGTCACCGACCGAGAAAGCGTCGTTGTGCTCGGCTCAGGACCAATTCGCATCGGGCAAGGGATTGAATTCGATTATGCGACCGTTCATTCGGTCTGGGCGATTAAACAGGCAGGCTATGAAGCGATTATTATCAACAACAATCCGGAAACGGTGTCCACAGACTTCAGCATATCGGACAAATTATATTTCGAGCCGTTAACCATTGAAGATGTGATGCATGTCATTGATTTAGAAAAGCCGATCGGGGTTATCGTACAATTCGGCGGCCAGACGGCAATCAACTTGGCGGCCGAATTAGCGGCGCGCGGCGTCCGCATTTTAGGAACGTCGCTTGAGGACTTAGACCGCGCCGAAGACCGTGACAAATTTGAACAAACGTTATCGGAGCTAGGCATCCCGCAGCCGCAAGGAAAAACGGCCTTTTCCGTCGAGGAAGCGGTGCGGATTGCCGAAGAAATCGGCTATCCGGTGCTCGTTCGCCCATCGTACGTTCTTGGCGGCCGCGCAATGGAAATCGTGTATCAAGAAGAAGAGCTATTGCACTATATGGAGCATGCCGTCAAAGTGAACCCGCAGCACCCGGTTCTCATCGATCGTTATTTAATCGGAAAAGAGATCGAAGTCGACGCGATTTCTGACGGAGAAACGGTGTTTATCCCGGGAATTATGGAGCATATCGAACGGGCGGGCGTGCATTCCGGCGACTCGATTGCCGTTTATCCGCCGCAAACGTTAACGAAGGACATCCAGCAAAAAATCGTCGATTACACGATTAAACTGGCAAGAGGTTTGCGGATTGTTGGACTATTGAACATCCAGTTTGTCATGTATCAAGGCGAAGTGTACGTGCTGGAAGTGAATCCGCGTTCAAGCCGCACGGTTCCGTTTTTAAGCAAAATTACCGGCGTGCCGATGGCGAATATCGCGACAAGAGTCATTTTAGGCGCGAAGCTCGCGGACCTTGGCTATGAAACAGGTTTGAAACAAGAAAGCGAAGGAGTATATGTGAAAGCGCCGGTCTTCTCATTCGCGAAACTGCGCAACGTCGATATCTCGCTCGGTCCGGAAATGAAATCAACCGGTGAAGTGATCGGCAAAGACGTAACATTTGAAAAAGCGTTATATAAAGGGCTAGTTGCTTCGGGAATTCATATTCGTCCATACGGAGCTGTCTTATTGACGGTTGCCGATAAAGATAAAGAAGAGGCGATTGAACTGGCAAGACGTTTCTGCGAAATCGGCTATCAGCTGCTCGCGACAAACGGCACGGCAGAAGTGTTAAAAGCGGTGAACATTCCAGTCACGGTCGTCAATAAAATCCATTCCGCATCGCCAAACATTTTAGATGTGATTCGCCAAGGAAAGGCGCAAGTCGTCATCAATACACTGACAAAAGGAAAACAGCCGGAAAGCGACGGCTTCCGCATCCGCCGCGAAGCGGTGGAAAACGGTATTCCATGTTTAACCTCGCTGGATACGGCACGGGCGATGCTTCAAGTCATCGAATCGATGACGTTTTCGACAAAGGCGCTGACGCAAGGGATGGTGCGGGCATGA
- a CDS encoding carbamoyl phosphate synthase small subunit yields MKRQLVLEDGTFFIGDAFGSTEKMVGEVVFNTGMTGYQEILTDPSYCGQIVTMTYPLIGNYGINRDDFESIEPHVHGFIVKEVCGAPSNWRNEMTLDQYLKEKRIPGLSGIDTRKLTRIIRQYGTLKGMICDLDVSVQEVVEYLKTTELPRDQVKRVSTKSPYPSPGRGYRVVLVDFGMKHGILRELNKRNCDVIVLPYNATAEDVLRLHPDGVMLSNGPGDPKDVPEAIEMIRGILGKVPLFGICLGHQLFALACGADTEKMKFGHRGSNHPVKHLATGKVAITSQNHGYTVKKESLQHTRLEVTHIALNDGTVEGLRHLDYPAFTVQYHPEASPGPEDANSLFDEFIAMIREFKKEGEIVHA; encoded by the coding sequence ATGAAACGGCAACTTGTACTAGAAGACGGTACATTTTTTATCGGGGACGCGTTTGGAAGCACGGAAAAAATGGTCGGAGAAGTAGTGTTTAATACCGGAATGACCGGTTATCAAGAAATTTTAACCGACCCTTCTTATTGCGGACAAATTGTAACAATGACATATCCGCTCATCGGCAACTATGGCATTAACCGCGATGATTTTGAGTCGATTGAACCGCATGTTCACGGCTTCATTGTGAAAGAAGTGTGCGGCGCACCATCGAATTGGCGAAACGAAATGACGCTTGATCAGTATTTAAAAGAAAAACGGATCCCGGGGCTATCGGGAATCGATACGCGAAAATTAACGCGGATTATCCGCCAATACGGGACGCTCAAAGGAATGATCTGCGATTTGGACGTGAGCGTGCAGGAGGTTGTCGAATACTTAAAAACAACAGAACTGCCGAGAGATCAAGTGAAGCGTGTCTCAACGAAAAGCCCGTATCCAAGCCCGGGGCGCGGCTATCGCGTCGTCCTCGTTGACTTCGGCATGAAACATGGCATTTTACGTGAATTAAATAAACGAAATTGCGACGTGATCGTGCTGCCATATAATGCGACCGCGGAAGATGTGCTTCGTTTGCATCCGGACGGAGTAATGTTATCAAACGGCCCCGGCGACCCGAAAGATGTGCCGGAAGCGATTGAAATGATTCGCGGAATTCTTGGAAAAGTGCCGCTTTTCGGCATCTGCCTCGGCCATCAGCTGTTCGCGCTCGCCTGCGGCGCCGATACGGAAAAAATGAAATTCGGCCATCGCGGTTCAAACCATCCAGTGAAGCATTTGGCGACGGGAAAAGTAGCGATCACTTCGCAAAATCACGGTTATACTGTCAAAAAAGAATCATTGCAACACACAAGATTAGAAGTAACGCACATCGCTTTAAACGATGGCACGGTAGAAGGACTACGGCATCTTGATTATCCGGCGTTTACGGTGCAATACCACCCGGAAGCCTCTCCCGGTCCGGAAGACGCCAACTCGTTATTTGATGAGTTTATCGCAATGATTCGAGAGTTTAAAAAGGAAGGGGAAATCGTTCATGCCTAA
- a CDS encoding dihydroorotate dehydrogenase electron transfer subunit, protein MIKREQMKIVHHEQIAKNIYAITLTGYLVEEMNEPGQFVHVKVTSQADPLLRRPLSLCRIDQGARECTLIYRKEGIGTTLLSEKRPGETVDVLGPLGNGFPLDAVEKGQRALLVGGGIGVPPLYELAKRLVEKDVVVTSVLGFQTKEVVFYEREFAEFGETYIATVDGSHGTKGFVTDVIHERAISFDVLYACGPKPMLKALEQAFPHKDVYLSLEERMGCGIGACFACVCRVPGSETAYKKVCCDGPVFKAGEVVL, encoded by the coding sequence ATGATCAAACGGGAACAGATGAAAATTGTTCATCATGAACAAATTGCTAAAAACATTTATGCCATCACATTAACCGGTTATTTAGTCGAGGAAATGAACGAGCCAGGCCAATTTGTCCATGTGAAAGTAACTTCGCAAGCGGACCCGCTCCTGCGCCGTCCGCTCAGCCTTTGCCGCATCGATCAAGGCGCGAGGGAATGTACGCTCATTTATCGAAAAGAAGGAATTGGAACGACATTGCTTTCGGAAAAACGGCCTGGGGAAACGGTCGACGTGCTCGGCCCGCTCGGGAACGGATTTCCGCTTGACGCTGTAGAGAAAGGACAGCGCGCGCTTCTTGTCGGCGGCGGCATCGGCGTTCCTCCGCTTTATGAACTAGCAAAGCGGCTTGTCGAAAAAGATGTAGTGGTTACAAGTGTGCTCGGCTTTCAAACGAAAGAGGTCGTCTTTTATGAACGGGAGTTTGCCGAGTTCGGGGAAACGTATATCGCCACTGTCGATGGCTCTCACGGAACGAAAGGATTTGTCACCGATGTCATCCATGAGCGGGCGATTTCATTCGACGTCTTGTACGCGTGCGGTCCGAAACCGATGTTAAAAGCGCTGGAACAAGCGTTTCCGCACAAAGACGTATATCTTTCGCTAGAGGAGCGGATGGGCTGCGGCATCGGCGCGTGTTTTGCCTGCGTCTGCCGCGTCCCTGGCAGCGAAACGGCGTATAAAAAAGTATGCTGCGACGGTCCAGTGTTTAAAGCCGGGGAGGTGGTATTATGA